The Rhodohalobacter barkolensis genome includes the window TATCCGGAACTCGCCTTTGGAGATGTAAGCGCAGAAACCTTGCCATCGGTCTGGTTGCTATTGGCCAGTATAATATTGACGGCCGGCGTAATTTACGCGATGATTTATCGCTCGGAAGCCATTATGGAGTAGATGATGTTAAAAGATCCAACACCAAATAAATTTGAGAACTGGGTTTGTATCCTTGAGAAAGGAACAGAGTACGAAGTTCAGATGGCAAAAAACTATTTGAACTCTTTGGAAATTCCATCCAATATTCTATCCAAGCGGGATCGGTCCTACAGTATGAATATTGGTGAAATGTCTATGGTTTATCTATATGTTCCCAAAGAGTTTGAAGATGAGGCAAGGGATGCCCTTGAAGAGCTTGATGAGCCCGAAGCTGAAGAAAATTCTGAGGAGGAGTCCGACACTTGAGTGAATTAGCAAAACGAGTTTTAGTTGGTGTACCGGCTGCGGCCCTTTTTATTTGGTTGCTTTGGTTGGGTGGAGCTGCATTTCAGATTACAATCTTAGCGATTTTGTTACTCACCGTTTGGGAAGTACACAGAATGATACAGCACACCGGTTATGGCGATTACTTTCCGATTTCTCTCATCTTTGTATTACTGCTTTGGAACCCTCCTTTTATACCACTATGGTTGAATTTATCCATTTTTTCGGCGGTAACTCTGATAACTGTGGCAGCGGTATTAAGCAGAAAATCTGATAGTTCGGTACGATGGCTTACTACATTGTTTACCGGGGTTTATCCCACAGTTGGGTTTATAATGTTGCTCAACATTCGTGAAATGGGTACAACCATCGAAGGTTTTTGGTTGACCATGACTCTCATGCTCATGATCTGGGGCAATGATATCTTTGCATATTTTGGAGGAAAAACATTCGGAAAAAATAAGTTGGCACCCAAAATCAGCCCAAAGAAAACATGGGAGGGATTTGGGTTTGGATTTTTAGGTGCAGCAGCAGGCTTTTTGATTGCCTACTATTCCTCTGCATCCTATCCATTGGCACTTACGGCACTCGTTCCGGCTGTTGTTATCGTTAGCATTTTAGGTCCATTGGGTGATATTACTGCGAGTCGAATAAAGAGAATTGCGGGTGTAAAGGATTCGTCCTCGATCTTACCGGGTCACGGTGGTTTTTTTGATCGTTTTGATTCTACGATTCTAACCGCACCGTTTATTTTTTTCTATTTTTATGCACTTCTGTAAAACGATTGGATTGATCTACTTACCCAAAGTGTTATAGCACTACTATGAAAGAAAAAAATATACTTATCACCGGTGGAACCGGATTTGTGGGCGGCTATCTGCGAGATGTGCTGCTGAAACAGGGCCACTATTTAACAATAATCACCCGATCACCTGAGTCTTACAAATCTGAAGAATCAAAAAATCAAAAGTTTATTACTATTGAGGAGGTTTCCGGAGTGATGGATTCTACTGATATAGTTATAAACCTTGCAG containing:
- a CDS encoding putative signal transducing protein, with product MMLKDPTPNKFENWVCILEKGTEYEVQMAKNYLNSLEIPSNILSKRDRSYSMNIGEMSMVYLYVPKEFEDEARDALEELDEPEAEENSEEESDT
- a CDS encoding phosphatidate cytidylyltransferase, with product MSELAKRVLVGVPAAALFIWLLWLGGAAFQITILAILLLTVWEVHRMIQHTGYGDYFPISLIFVLLLWNPPFIPLWLNLSIFSAVTLITVAAVLSRKSDSSVRWLTTLFTGVYPTVGFIMLLNIREMGTTIEGFWLTMTLMLMIWGNDIFAYFGGKTFGKNKLAPKISPKKTWEGFGFGFLGAAAGFLIAYYSSASYPLALTALVPAVVIVSILGPLGDITASRIKRIAGVKDSSSILPGHGGFFDRFDSTILTAPFIFFYFYALL